ggactgtTGCAGTTGTCTTGATGACTCACAATGTTGTTTGAATTAACTATATCAGTCATTTCAACCACAGAACCTGTTACACCAtcaaacacatcatcatcactgtgagcCAACAGGTGGGCGTGACGTCCAGGTGAAGCAACAGAGCCAACTGAGGGACAAATAAACCACTTAAACCTGATGTCAGTCCTGATGTCCACACTCCCACAGTACTCCCCACAAGATACCCAGAGGACGTGAAAGTAAACCTTCTACAGGTCACATGTAGGCTGCATGGACACTCTCCCGTGGCCCCTTCAGGGTCCCTGCAACAGTAAACAGCTGGACCTCTGATCAAGGACTAGGACAGAATCCACATTAGCCTTCCTGAACCTGGACTTATCTCTGAAGTCTCTCATGCATCAGGTCAAACTGTCCTCTGGTCCATTCGGTTCAACATTTCTTTCTGCAGATAGGTTTGAATCCGGGCCAACCTTCTGGACCCATCAAGACCTTTTACTGGACACGCTGAAGTTACACCTTCTGATCGTTCCTGCTGTAAATCATCAGTAAAACCAGAACAgaagtcagaggtcaaaggtcagaggtcaaaggtcagactcACGTGGGACGCTGCTCAGCAGGTCGTACTTGCAGGGCTGGTGGTTCTGAGTGTCCCCCTGGTTCTCGATGCCTCTCATGCCGCCGCCCTCCATCAGGTCTGGCCCCGGTGGAGCAGAAGCGGAAGGGGGCAGAGAGTTCAGGTCCTGGAGCCCGTTAGGGAGTCCCACAGAAGGGACGAAGCTCCCCTGATCCACCACGTGACCCTGAgcctggaggtcagaggtcacagagagGACTCCGTCAGGGAGGAGGGGCATCGGGATCAGATGAGGCGGTCCGAAGGTCTCGTTAGAAGATAAACCGAACCGACTCACATCTGAATGAGCCGggaaggagctgaaggagggGGGGTCACCGATCCTGGGGTCTGAGGAGACATGACATCATCATATGATATCATCACGACAGCCTCTACCACCTCGTTTCCATGAAGACCGTGACGTGACAGTTGTACTCACTGATGGTAAGGTCCGTCAGGTTGGGCATCTGAGGATGAAACAGtaaagtttttcagtcaggtgATAAAAGCTAAACTGAGTATTTCATATTTCTACACATTTTActcttcacctcctcatcatcatcctcatcgaCAGcgtctgaaagaaaaaacagtggcAGTCAGACATCAGGGCTTCGACATGGCAACAAACATCTGTGATCTGCTGACGAGTTTACTGGGATCAGACCAGTAAAAACACGGTTCAACTCCCTGAAAGATCAAAAACTCTTGTTGAAGAACAACTTTCCTCTGTGAGAAGCGAACGTCAGGTttggatcaggatcaggatcagactCTAAGTGAAGTGTTTTGTGATCTGAAGTAAACTCACAGATGTTCCGAGACAGACGACAGAGAACGTAACCTGAACGTCAGCTTCAGCCGCTCACGTATAAAATCGGGGAGGCGAGGATCACCTGTGTTCGCCGGCTGCTCACAGACCTCGTAGATTTTGTACGGTTGGACCGGCGTCTCCTTGGTGCCGTCGTATTTCAGCTGAAACTCTCTGCTCTTATTCAGAGCACACCGAAGGTTGGCCTTCCACTTGGCGGGGTCAGGTTCGTCCACACCTTCCTGATATTTACCTGTTTCCAGAGCCCATGCCTGGAAGACACAGAGCAGGGTTTACATACATGTGCATGTTAACATATGTATTTAATGTAAAGACTGTGCTTTGGTTTCACTTTGTTCTTTTACCACTGCTGCTCGAAACTAATTCtttcttaaaacaaaaataccacCTTAAGAAGCAGAAAAAACGCTGAAACCAAATGTTAGTAAATTCACCTAAAGGTTGAATGTGATGGTGACTGAagaataaaagcagaaacaggGAAGAGGAAGTGACCTCATCAGTTCAAACTGTGAAAGAAAACCGTGAGAAGCAGCTTCACGTTCcacttttcattcatgttttcagtgttgtgtgtttttatttttctggagCTGAAGTTGAGCAGCTGGAAACGGTTTCTCTGCTGATTCGGAATCAGTCTGTGATCAATCAGTAACCACTGACTGTCTGTTTCACCTGCTTCCACTGAACACCTGACAGGTGAATACACTGAAGCTTCAGCAGATCTGAACTCAGGTGGAGACGGAGACCGACCccatgttgtttgtttctcagctgtttgttgttgttcagacCTTGAAGATGGTGTTTTCCTCGTCTGACGCCGGTGTGTGGCGCGTGGCGTGTTTCCAGGGAATCTGGAAGAGTCGACGCTCTGAACCGAGCCACTGCAGCCCGGGATACCTGCCGCTGTTCACCTGCGCCAGGAGCCACGGCTTCAGACGGATCCTCCGAGGCTGGACGCTCATACTGGAGGGGGACTGGGAGAACTGGGAGCAGGAAAACGGGCTCAGCAAACACCAGTGCGCTGCTGTAAAACACGTGAactttaaatgattttaaaactgAACAGTTTTTCTTAGTGGCTGCGACCCGACATTTGTCCCAGTTACCATGGTGATCGCGTCCTCACGACCCTCAGTGCTTAAGTGAAACTGGTCctcgcacccacacacacacacacagaaaactacCACACTGATCTGGGATCGGTCTCTGATCAGTTTTAAATATCAGTTATTGAACTGTGCTTTTTGTCTTGGTCCGCAGTTTCAATAAAGTTTGCAGCATTTTGAATCCTGATCAGGTTCTGTCACACGAGGCTGCTCAAGTTTTTCATCCTGTTTTTGTTCCTTAAAAGTTTTGGGAAGTCAGTGAGTCACAGATCAGATCTCAGATCAGTACAGCGCACATCAGACCAGACAGAACCGGATCAGATCGGATCCAGATCCGGATCGATATGGTCCCGAGAAATCCGATTCTGTGTTTAATCAGAGAAACTAAGccaacacacatttgtgtgtgtgtgcagaagtcCTGATGATGAACTCACCTGGTCCTGGTCTGTGTGTCGTCAAACAGTCGCGGGTTCAGATCTTAAGCCTCTATAGCGTCGCGGTGACGTCaacaaataagcaaacaaacaaacaaagtgaatctcagacagaaaaactgaaagaatcaggaaagaaacagaaacgtGATGAAACCCGACGATCCGGATCAGACCAGAGTCAGGTCTGACACAACCAGGACTACTTCCTCTCTGATGTCTCATCgccaccaaaataaaagcttgttGGATTCAAGTCTCCGGTGAGTGCACTGAGATCTGACTCCGGATCAGCCGTTTCACTGGATCTGGTTTCACGTATTTTACTGATTTCCAGAATAAAATcttcattctgtgtttttctgatttcCAGAGGTTTTACAGGGTCAGTAAAGTGCGCGTCcactgttttattgtgaagtcgTTTCCGGTGTGTTGCGTGTCTCCACAGGTAACTTTACAGTCTGAAGGAGCCGCTGGGTTTTACAGAAGTTGGGTCAggttcctcccttcctccttccgCAACTAACGGAAACTAAAAAGAACAAATCTGAGATAATCACTGATACGTAGTGATAATCAATAATACGGACTAATTATCAATAATACTGACTAAATATCAATGATACTAACACCAACTGATTACTAACAGTGATTAACCCGGTGTCTAATCTGACTGGTTATTTACAGAGTTCatcatcaaaacaaataaacacgtgtgaacagatataaacacacatcatgtctcagttcactgtttgtgtttgtttttttgacagaaggaaaaaaagtgtttaatgtcagtgctgGTTTTGTTATAGCGCCGCCTGCCGCCCATACACGTGCATTTCACCAGGTTTGTTTTTTCACGGCACTTTTATTACTATTTGTATTCACACTGATTTagaatttaatgttttgtgtttatataaactttaaatatttaatttaattcaaatcagttttatttatctgGCACCagatcataacagaagttatctgaCGATCGTTTCCACACAGAGCAGGTTCAGACCAGATGTTAGAGACGGAGAAAGAGACATTTCACCACAGAGCAGcaaaggaaaactccctttaacAGGATGAAACCTTGAACATTGCACCTGTTTTTCTACAcattgagtttgtttttgtttgctagTGTTTAGattgtttacatttgtttacatctgcagctgtttgaaaatTTTTACTGATGATGTGTATGATCATAAAATATGTCAGTGTGTAACGTTTGAATTGATCCTGAGGATCAACAACGTCTGATATCATCTTTCTAACCGACCTGTTTATTGATCCAtgcttctttcttctccctggttaccatgacaacagctCGACCAGCAGGAGGAGCTGTAACTGCTGATCTGATTTCTGTAAATCTGTGGTGATAGAAATATGAATCATCTACCtgtgaattctgtttttgttctatgaaataaaatctgacaCTGATCAGGTGATTGATTCATTTATTGATCTGAAATTTAGTTTCTCAAAACATgtttaacataaaaacagacagaaacataaacacacacacaatacatgtatatttacatatacACGTATGATGTGTGTGCACTGATGAGGTCTATCACTTCTATGTGTTaagttttaaataaatcatttgtttacatgttttttgaCTGACGTGATATTTTCTtctgcacttttattttgaagtttcttTGTTGGAGGTGCAGTTCCCTGTAGAGGCGGGGCTGTGATGTGTCAAGCTGTCATTGGATAATTGGCACATAAACTGATGATGAGTTCATCAGTTGAAAGCTGTGGGTGTGATCAAAGGGCGGGCTGACAGGAAGTCGGCAGtgtcacaggaagtgatgtcacatcAGCTTCAAACTTTATCTTTGTAAAAAGACTGGAACATcagaggtgcagcagcagcctcaccaAACCTCATTTgtaaaaaacaactttttactGTTAGAGGAAGATACTGCCACTGCAGACTAACTGTCACAGCTGTGGACTGCAAACAGCTACACCCATTCATGTTAATATCAACCAAACACCTGACTGCTGTGAAAGTACacctggacagagagagaaggagcctGAGCACCTGGACACAGGAGGGACATGGACAGCAAATTATCCAAAATGTCGTTTGGAGTTTTGAACTGTGAAGGAGCTGAAGTCCAGAGATGCAGCCATGATGGAAGTTTCTCTTCACACAGGGTGAGTCAAacatatctgtgtttgttgtagtggctctgtgttcatgtgtgggAATATAAACATATCACGTGTGTGTTGATGCTCATGTGTGAGGAAGCCGTGACGCTGCTGATGTGTTAAACGTCTCTAGTAgctgctgttttgttctttaGCTCCTTCTGTCacagtcagagctgctgagtTGTGTCAGTGTTGCCATTTTGGTGTCAGGTTACCTGTTaaggtgtgttcaggtgtgtgatctgtgtcatggtgtgtgcaggtggttTGTTGTGTCGCTCGTTGTGTTTAAGTTGTGTTACCTGCTTCAGATCTGATCATTGATTCATGAGTGAAGATCTGCTGTGGAGCCGCCGATCAAATATCTGATACAATTATTGATTTGTTCTTTGATCACAAACAGTTCAGTCAGTGAATTTAaggttcaaaataaaatgaacacatgaCTCCAGAATATTCTGAGAAACAAATCAggtcaaatatttttaaaggagCTGGTGTAAAAAACATCTCatgtttcaaacattttttattctCATTCAGACACACGTGACCTCACACTTCAgccatttagtttttttgtgaATCTGATCAACACTTTTCTCCACGAAGTTGAACTGTAGTTTCAGACagacatgaagaagaagaagaagaagaagaagaagagtcgTCAGTGGAGCATGAGTCTGATTTCACATCGAATCTCTCAGGTGTTCAtcattgaattttctttttctgtcctgcgATTGGCTGCTGATCATTTTCCTATTCCAGTAATGTGTCCTCTGACTGGTTGGTTTCCACGCTGTCGTGTCTCTGAGGAGTCCCCACAGTGACGTTGTCTCTGTTAACACCTGTAGACTCACAGGCGGACGGTGTTTCGTCTCCCTTCAGCCTGACGTCTACAGCTGCTGCTCGCTCACGGTGTTCGAAGGCGACGACGGTGGAGGATGAAGACCAGGTCTGGATCTGTGTGCGggatcagtgatgatgatgccGGATGGAGAAGATGCAGGATGAAGCAGAGAGAGTTTCCTCGTGTAGACGCCCTGTCGGCCATGTAAACTCTCTGACTGTGAAGAAGACTCGCTGCGATGACTGAAAGCTCTGTTGTTGTACGAAGGGTCgtccagagagaaaacaggttGACTGGAATTCACCTGttcacagagagaagagagttcACACCTGTTCACTCAGACGACTCAGAGCTCAGACTCTGTCAGACGCTGTGATTCTGACTGTGATCTTGAGTTTTTCACATCTCACAGCAGGAGGAAGGTCGGCGTCTGCgtcatgaatcagtgtgttaTCAGACCTGAGTTACACACTGTGACTCAGGTACTGTTCACCTCACACAGGTGCTTGCAGTCTGATTTCACTGTCTGCGCGTTGATTAGAatcttttcaaataaaaacatgatccacactgagacacagcGGGACACCTGTGCAGGTTCACCTGAGGAGCTGAGTCTTACACACCTGCAGTTCACGTCGACTCACACGTCGTTTTGTGTTTGGTCACGTGTCACTTTGGACGTCAAACACAAAGGTTGTTCACCTCCGCCCTGAGCACAGGTGATGAATgagctctaacacacacacacactcatgtaggCTATAAACAGACACGCGCGACAGGAAGTCCACACCGACTATCACAacatcagaggctgcagagcagCTGTAAACTCACCGTCTGAAACCACAGTAAATGCTACAGAGGAAATATCACAGAGACAAGAGTTTGAATCGAATCCTCTGCTTCACACAGGTGCAGATGGAGAGCAGAGGTGTAAGCAGTGAAAATACTCTGGACTGAAAACGTTACTTCAGTAAACAGAATCAAAAACTCCTCACACTGGATAAACtgagtttgaaatgtttcttcagttttcagGATCAGCGCTGATTCTTTACGTGTacaatcttttttattttcctgtgtgcGACAGCAGCTGTATCACAGAACAgctctgtgacagtgttttaaaGTGTCAGTGTCTGAGTTTATACCACGTTTGGATGCTTGTCCACAGCGACCGCCCTGTGCTCCTCAGGTTCTCGCTGTGAACGTTGTCTCTTCACTGTTcgaagcagcagaaacagaagagctgagagaaacatcagcagaaTCATCGCTGCTATTCCTCCGGCCAGTCTGCTGTCCACGTCCCCAAACATCTGCTGCTCAGTGAACGCACCGCTGGGGACTGCACAGAGAGAAGGGTTAATGTCAGTGAATGCACCACGAGCAACAAGAGACGGAGACCAGCATCTGTGTTCAGCACGTGAACGAATGAACCATGTTGTCACTGAGACTGGGTCCGAGGACAAAGTGAACTCTGGTCCATACAGACACATCTGGATCATCTGGATCTTCCTTTACCTGCTCCAGGTTTGTGATACCTGCAGGGCTCTGACAGAGA
The nucleotide sequence above comes from Toxotes jaculatrix isolate fToxJac2 chromosome 22, fToxJac2.pri, whole genome shotgun sequence. Encoded proteins:
- the irf5 gene encoding interferon regulatory factor 5 — protein: MSVQPRRIRLKPWLLAQVNSGRYPGLQWLGSERRLFQIPWKHATRHTPASDEENTIFKAWALETGKYQEGVDEPDPAKWKANLRCALNKSREFQLKYDGTKETPVQPYKIYEVCEQPANTDAVDEDDDEEMPNLTDLTINPRIGDPPSFSSFPAHSDVSRFGLSSNETFGPPHLIPMPLLPDGVLSVTSDLQAQGHVVDQGSFVPSVGLPNGLQDLNSLPPSASAPPGPDLMEGGGMRGIENQGDTQNHQPCKYDLLSSVPLTDLDLKFQYRGRTMGSLTVSNPQGCRLYYGHLEPTPEQVDLFGPVTLQQVLFPGTSEIQNEKQRFYTEALLDVMDRGLILEIWEQDIYAVRLCQCKVFWSGPGMPEQGPPNPMEREKKIKVFSLNDFLQGLILFQKGETLNPPPFEIYFCFGEDWPDKKPKEKKLIIVQVVPVVARILTEMFSGELSWSTDSIRLQISNPDVKDQTVEQFKELQRLLQSQHIQGPWTPNVS